From the genome of Ziziphus jujuba cultivar Dongzao chromosome 4, ASM3175591v1:
TATGGCATTTTGGGATCCAAATCTTGGTTCAAAACCACCTGCTTGATGTACGGCGTCTCTGTCATATCTACCATGGTAAAGTTTTCTTATTCCATAATAAGTTTAATGCGGCTTTTCTTGttggttatttttattgttggcATTTTCATTTACTGAGAGTGACTACTATGCAAGGATTCATGGGACTCTAACTCACTAAGCACTATGTCCCTTGTCGACCGTTATCATATGGAAACACACAGTGAAAATAGGTGCACGAgtatgattttttggttttgcttTTTCTACTTTCTTCcattgtaattactttgttttcTTGTCTCTTTTCATACTTGGTTCTTTTAATTTCCAACTCGACATTGAGTAGATCAAATTGTCGGATTAGAGGGTGAGTTTGATAGGTTAGAGAGGTGCCAATTTTGATGTgggaatttaaaaatgaaatcttTGAATCTAGACATTGCTGTTAAAAGAAGTCTTGCTGCAACTAAGGATTGCCTCATATGTTGATTCATAGCACGAATAATTGGTAATTATGACATTTTGTTTTCAGTAGTTTTCTAGATGGTACAAATAATTGTATCGGATGTCAAGAAATGGGTAATGGAAAGATTCCTCTTCTTGCAGTTCTCTGCATATTTCAATCAACTTGCAAGAAATTACAATTCTaataaaaacttctttttttgtaaaattttgttatCAGGTTCCTATACTATCAGAACTGCTATGGTCCGGAAAGGCATCAGATAAGATGATAATGGCTTACTCTCCTTTCATGGGGTTAGGTGTTTTGGCCACCCTTCGTGGGCTGCTCCCACACCCTACAACGAAGACTACATCAACCGATGGCAAGAAACCTCCATTGTCTAGAAAAAAGAGGGTTTAGACTGAAATTTTTGTAATCTTTAGTGTTCATTTAAAGAGACCTTTATGATTATCTTCTAATGGAACTCTTTCTAGTGGTCTCTTTGGAGGATTCCTTAATTTCATTCGATGAAGATTTATGGAAatgtatggagatgatttttcatCCAATCTTGGATTTCAGACCTTGGTTcactttattgaatttattttcttataatgctttattgaatttattttcttataattacTGTGTTAACCTCTGTTCATAGGGAGGGAACTGCGTTTTAATATGTCCTTGTAGTTTCTTTTCTCTAGATTTGATTATGGTTGCGTGATTTGGTTCTAACAGGGCAAATATATTTAATGCACCAAATTCTCTCTGAGAGCATAATGTTTTCTAGTTGTTCTAACGTGTAAAAATACATGTAGTTTAAACCAGTGTTGCATGTGATACACTTAGTACTACTTTAACTATCATACATGTTACACTTTATCCCCAATCTGTTTGAAATGCGAGGGAGATATTTCCCAAATATATGAGGAAGACTATCAAACTtcttaaacttttatttatctcaagtcttcttttgtttttgttttgggtctTCCTATTCAATTCCAAATGATAACACCTATATTTATAGGCAATACAAACTTACATATTAATGAGCCGAAGTTAAGATTCACAACTAATTGTTCTTATCTAAATCTTATCTAAAGATAATATAAGATGTTATAATTTGTATTGCTTGTAAATATAGGGAATATAACTATAATCCTTGCTCTATTCAAGTAGCTAGTCCTAGGCCCTAAAACAAGGACAATTTGATGACCCAAATTATTGTGGGGTGGAGAAATAGACTCGAACAAGAGTCTAGGAGAGACCATAGAGAGGAGACAACGTAGGTGATTGGTAAGCCGATGTTCTGACTATATTTTATAGTTCTAGACGCTGAGAATGGCAAACCAGCAAACAATGAAGCCGCTGGAGAAGTGTTTTGAGACTATCCTAGGAA
Proteins encoded in this window:
- the LOC112491398 gene encoding uncharacterized protein LOC112491398; the encoded protein is MGAVVKLIDATIFLFLVVIVVGAPLIDSQICLPPSIFPNFLIDLKNWYTSEFGDYFFTNTPHFFVGMVWLQLLFQWPLALLNLYGILGSKSWFKTTCLMYGVSVISTMVPILSELLWSGKASDKMIMAYSPFMGLGVLATLRGLLPHPTTKTTSTDGKKPPLSRKKRV